The genomic segment TCTCACCTTGCGCCCCGCATGCGCGAGCGCCCGGCCCAGGCCTGGCTGGCGCGCGCCCCCAGGATGAGCAGACAGGGCGTGAGAATCAGCGTCAGCAGTGTCGAGAACAGCAGCCCACCCACGATCGCGGTCGCCAGCTGTGTCCACCACTGCGTGGACGGGGCCCCGAAGGTGATCGAACGGCCGATGATATCCACGTTCATCTGCAGCACCATGGGCAACAGCCCCAGAATAGTCGTGACCGTGGTCAGCACCACCGGGCGCAGTCGTTCGGCGCCGGTCTGGCGCACCGCGTTCCAGGCATCCAGGCCGGCGGCGCGGTTCACGTTGTAGGTATCGATGAGCACGATATTGTTGTTGACCACGATACCGGCGAGTGCGATCACGCCGATACCGCTCATCACCACGCCAAAGGGCTGGCCGGCGATGAGCAGTCCCAGCAACACGCCGATGGTCGAGAACATCACCGCCGACAGGATCAAAAACGACTGGTAGAAACTGTTGAACTGGGTCAGTAGGATCACGCCGATCAGCGCCACGGCCACCCCGAACGCGCGCGAAAGAAACGCCTCTGCCTCGGCTAGGTCCTCGCTTTCGCCCTTGAACGTCAGGCTCGCTCGCGGATCCAGCTGTGCGGCCTCGACGTTGGCCTCGATCCAGTGCCGGAGCGATACGAGCTGATCGGCGACCAGGCGGTCGGCGGCCACTCCGGCGTCCACGGTGACCGTGCGCTGGCCGTCGGTACGCTCGATGTTCTCAACCTTGGGCGCCGGCTCTCGCTCGACGAAGTTGCTCATGGGTACCAGCCCGCGCTCGGTCTGGACCCGTAACGCGTCCAGCGCGGCCAGACTGCGATCGCGTTCAGGGTAGCGGACACGGATATCCAGCTCGTCGGCGGCATCGTCCGGGCGGTATTCACCGACCTTGATACCCTGCGTGACCAGCTGGATGGCCTGGCCGATGGTCGCGACATCGGCCCCGAACCGGCTCGCCTGGGCCCGGTCGACGTTCATGCGCCATTCCAGGCCCTGGGTCGAGCGGCTGTCCTGAATATCGGTGAAGCCCCCGACCTCGGCCATGCCGCGGCGCACGAAGGCGGTCGCGGTCTCGAGTGCGGCCATGTCCGGTCCGGCGATCTGAATCTCGATCGGCTTGGCCTGGGTCGGCCCCTGGCTCTGTTGCTGCACATCCGTGCGCACCCCGGGAATGTCGGCCACGGCGCGCCGCAGTTCCGAGAGCACCTCGGCGGCCGGACGGCGCACGTCCCAGGGCTTGAACTCCAGCTGCACCTGGCCGATCACGTCATCGCCCGTACCCTGGCGGAACGCATTGCCGCTCGTGCCGACCCGCGTGTAGACCGACTCGAAAGCGTGCATGGCCAGCGCCCTGGCCTCCACCTGGCGTACCAGTCGATCGGCCTCGTCGACCGACAGCTGGCCGCGTGCATGGACCTGGATGACCGCGTTGTCGGGCGCGATGTCCGGAAAGAACTCCACGCCGCGACCGAAACTGGTATAGGCGATGATCGCTGCGAAGAACAGAAACACTGCGCCGAACACCGTCTTGCCGGCATGACGGGCGAACATCTCCAGCAGCCGCACGTAGACGCCGGTCGCCCCTCGTAGCGGCTGGCCCGGCTGCCAGATCGCCGCGGCACCGCCCGGCGCGGCTCCGCCGATCACAGCACCCAACGTGGGCACGAAGATCATGGCCATGAACAAAGACGCCGTCAGCACCGCGATCAGGGTGATCGGCATATAGCGCATGAACTCGCCGACCATGCCCGGCCAGAAAAGCAGCGGCGCGAAGGCGGCCAGCGTGGTGGCGGTGGACGACACGATCGGCCAGGCCATGCGCTGGGCGGCGTGCATATAGGCCGAGCTGCGCGATTCGCCCTCGGCCAGAAACCGATCGGCCAGTTCGACCACCACGATCGCGCCGTCGACCAGCAGCCCGAGCGCGAGAATCAACGAGAACAGCACCACGATGTTGACCGACAGGCCCAGCATCGCCAGTACCAGGATACCCAGCAGAAACGAGCCGGGGATCGAGACGCCGACCAGCGTGCCGGCCCGCAGTCCCAGTATGCCCACGATCACGATCATCACCAGCAGGATTCCGCTGACGACGTTGTTCTGCAGATCGCCCAGCAGATCGACCACGTCCTCGGAGGCGTCCTGCGAGAAGTTCACGCGCACGGCGTTCGGCCAGGTACTGGCCATGCGCTCGACCGCCGTGCGCACCGCCGCGTTCGTATCGATGATGTTCGCGCCGATACGTTTGGTGATCTCCAGCGCCAGGGTAGGCTGACCGTTGAGTCGGGCAAAGCCTTCGCGATCGGCAAACGCGCGCCGCACGGTCGCCACATCGGCGACCGTGACCACGCGCCCGTCGACCCGCTTGATCGCGGTATTGCGCAGCGCATCCAGATTGTCGATGACGCCCGGCACCTTGATCGAGAACTCGCCGGCCCCCGAGCTCAGCGACCCGGCAGGGACCAGCTGGTTGTTCTGCTGGACCGAATTGAACACCTGATCCAGCGACAGTCGATAGGTTTCGAGCTTGAGCGGATCGATATTGATCTCGATCTGTTCATCGCGGTCGCCGGCGATATCGGCCTCGAGTACGCCAGGAATCGCCTCGACCGTATCCTGGACATTCTCGGCCAGACTCACCAGCACACGCTCGGAGACATCGCCGTACAGGTTGACCACCAAGACCGGAAACAACGCGACGTTGACCTGCTCGACGACGGGCTCGTCGGTCTCGTCCGGCAGATCGGCCTTGGCGATATCGACCTGGTTGCGCACGTCGTCCAGCGCATCGTCGGGATCGAACCCGGCCTCGAACTCCAGGATCACGCTGGCATGCCCCTCG from the Salinisphaera sp. T31B1 genome contains:
- a CDS encoding efflux RND transporter permease subunit, whose translation is MNALIAAAFSRPRTVVLGLVVILVAGAMAYRDIPKESSPDITIPTIYVSMTHQGISPEDAERLLVKPMEQELRSIEGLKELSATASEGHASVILEFEAGFDPDDALDDVRNQVDIAKADLPDETDEPVVEQVNVALFPVLVVNLYGDVSERVLVSLAENVQDTVEAIPGVLEADIAGDRDEQIEINIDPLKLETYRLSLDQVFNSVQQNNQLVPAGSLSSGAGEFSIKVPGVIDNLDALRNTAIKRVDGRVVTVADVATVRRAFADREGFARLNGQPTLALEITKRIGANIIDTNAAVRTAVERMASTWPNAVRVNFSQDASEDVVDLLGDLQNNVVSGILLVMIVIVGILGLRAGTLVGVSIPGSFLLGILVLAMLGLSVNIVVLFSLILALGLLVDGAIVVVELADRFLAEGESRSSAYMHAAQRMAWPIVSSTATTLAAFAPLLFWPGMVGEFMRYMPITLIAVLTASLFMAMIFVPTLGAVIGGAAPGGAAAIWQPGQPLRGATGVYVRLLEMFARHAGKTVFGAVFLFFAAIIAYTSFGRGVEFFPDIAPDNAVIQVHARGQLSVDEADRLVRQVEARALAMHAFESVYTRVGTSGNAFRQGTGDDVIGQVQLEFKPWDVRRPAAEVLSELRRAVADIPGVRTDVQQQSQGPTQAKPIEIQIAGPDMAALETATAFVRRGMAEVGGFTDIQDSRSTQGLEWRMNVDRAQASRFGADVATIGQAIQLVTQGIKVGEYRPDDAADELDIRVRYPERDRSLAALDALRVQTERGLVPMSNFVEREPAPKVENIERTDGQRTVTVDAGVAADRLVADQLVSLRHWIEANVEAAQLDPRASLTFKGESEDLAEAEAFLSRAFGVAVALIGVILLTQFNSFYQSFLILSAVMFSTIGVLLGLLIAGQPFGVVMSGIGVIALAGIVVNNNIVLIDTYNVNRAAGLDAWNAVRQTGAERLRPVVLTTVTTILGLLPMVLQMNVDIIGRSITFGAPSTQWWTQLATAIVGGLLFSTLLTLILTPCLLILGARASQAWAGRSRMRGAR